Proteins encoded in a region of the Rutidosis leptorrhynchoides isolate AG116_Rl617_1_P2 chromosome 9, CSIRO_AGI_Rlap_v1, whole genome shotgun sequence genome:
- the LOC139865952 gene encoding ERAD-associated E3 ubiquitin-protein ligase component HRD3A, protein MQARWKQPYAGHLITLILITLLISTTVIARPFVLVLSQDDLKDGPVDDTSDDPNSVADWDEFGESDDRSDDELDPGTWRPIFEPDELNSGDSFETNPNLEEYYSSVRKIVSAVSEGGRSIDDVAAEIEAAAATGNPHAQSLLGFLYSFGMSRERNGAKAFMYHHFAADSGNMQSKLALAYIYSRQELYEKAVVLYAELAEAAVNSFLISKDSPVIEPVRIHNGAEENKEALRKSRGEEDEDFQILEYQAQKGNSVAMYKIGIFYYFGLRGVRRDHAKALSWFSKAVDKGEPRSMELLGEIYARGAGVKRNYTKALEWLTLASKQQLYSAYNGMGYLYVKGYGVEQKNYTKAKEYFEKAADNEEAGGHYNLGVMHLKGIGVKKDVKLACKYFIVAANAGQPKAFYQLAKMFHTGIGLKKNLPMATSLYKLVAERGPWSSLSRWALESYLKGEVGKAFLLYSRMAELGYEVAQSNAAWILDKYGESSMCMGESGLCTDAERHQRAHSLWWQASEQGNEHAALLIGDAYYYGRGTERDYDRAADAYMHAKSQSNAQAMFNLGYMHEHGQGLPLDLHLAKRYYDQALEIDVAAKLPVMLALASLWVRRNYANSFLVDMIDSLPGFFPKVDEWIKNVILEEGNATILTLFICLLTVLYLRERRQRRVAVPAAAGELAPPHNNIVN, encoded by the exons ATGCAAGCTCGCTGGAAACAACCGTACGCCGGCCACCTTATAACACTCATACTCATCACTCTCCTCATCTCCACCACCGTAATCGCCCGGCCGTTCGTTCTCGTTCTCTCACAAGACGATCTCAAAGACGGTCCCGTCGACGACACTTCCGATGATCCAAATTCCGTCGCTGATTGGGACGAATTCGGTGAATCGGATGATAGATCCGACGACGAACTTGATCCTGGTACCTGGCGCCCTATATTTGAACCTGATGAACTCAATTCCGGTGATTCGTTTGAAACTAATCCTAATTTAGAGGAGTATTACTCCAGCGTTAGGAAAATTGTATCCGCCGTCAGCGAGGGAGGTAGGTCGATTGACGATGTTGCGGCGGAGATTGAAGCGGCTGCCGCCACCGGTAACCCTCACGCACAGTCTCTGTTAGGTTTTCTGTATAGTTTTGGTATGTCTAGAGAGCGTAATGGTGCGAAGGCgtttatgtatcatcattttgctgCTGATTCTGGCAATATGCAATCAAAGTTAGCACTCGCTTATATATATTCTCGCCAAGAG TTATATGAAAAGGCGGTGGTTTTGTATGCGGAACTAGCTGAAGCTGCTGTTAATAGTTTTTTGATTTCGAAAGATTCTCCGGTGATCGAACCAGTTAGGATTCATAACGGAGCAGAGGAGAACAAAGAGGCTTTAAGGAAATCTAGAGGGGAGGAAGATGAGGATTTCCAGATTTTGGAATATCAGGCACAGAAAGGAAACAGTGTAGCTATGTATAAGATTGGGATATTTTACTATTTTGGGTTACGGGGAGTTAGGCGTGATCATGCTAAGGCATTGTCGTGGTTTTCGAAGGCTGTGGACAAGGGTGAACCGAGGTCTATGGAACTTCTTGGGGAAATCTATGCACGAGGTGCTGGAGTCAAACGAAATTACACGAAGGCTCTTGAATGGTTAACCCTAGCATCTAAACAGCAACTTTATTCTGCTTATAATGGAATGGGATATTTGTATGTCAAGGGTTACGGAGTAGAACAAAAGAACTACACTAAA GCAAAAGAATACTTTGAGAAGGCTGCTGATAATGAGGAAGCTGGTGGCCACTATAACTTGGGTGTTATGCATCTTAAAGGAATTGGAGTCAAGAAAGATGTGAAGTTAGCTTGCAAGTATTTCATAGTAGCAGCCAACGCTGGTCAACCAAAAGCTTTTTACCAATTAGCGAAGATGTTTCACACCGGTATTGGCTTAAAGAAGAATCTTCCAATg GCAACTTCGTTGTATAAACTAGTTGCAGAGCGGGGCCCATGGAGTTCCTTATCTAGATGGGCGTTAGAGTCTTACTTAAAAGGAGAAGTGGGAAAGGCTTTTTTACTATACTCAAGGATGGCAGAGTTAGGATACGAGGTAGCTCAAAGTAATGCTGCATGGATTCTCGATAAATATGGTGAATCGAGCATGTGCATGGGTGAATCGGGGTTATGCACGGATGCTGAGAGGCATCAACGTGCACATTCTTTATGGTGGCAAGCATCTGAGCAGGGTAATGAACATGCTGCTTTGCTAATTGGAGACGCCTACTATTATGGCCGG GGAACTGAGCGAGATTATGATCGTGCAGCAGATGCTTACATGCATGCGAAATCCCAGTCCAATGCGCAAGCTATGTTCAACTTGGGATACATGCATGAGCATGGGCAAGGACTTCCTTTGGATCTTCATCTTGCCAAACGTTACTATGATCAAGCCCTAGAAATTGACGTGGCTGCAAAGTTGCCCGTAATGCTAGCGCTTGCTAGCTTATGGGTACGTAGAAACTACGCCAACAGTTTCTTG GTTGATATGATAGATTCGTTACCGGGTTTTTTCCCGAAGGTGGATGAATGGATAAAAAATGTCATATTGGAGGAAGGAAACGCAACTATTCTTACCCTTTTCATCTGCCTGTTGACTGTTCTTTACCTACGTGAGCGGCGGCAACGTCGGGTAGCAGTTCCTGCTGCTGCTGGGGAATTAGCTCCTCCCCATAATAACATTgttaattaa
- the LOC139865951 gene encoding probable serine/threonine protein kinase IREH1 codes for MVFKGRFFYSKKSSTDNSSPDGSKSSSPKSTGSNSSSPIKSDNKKKTDHQPPVRQIQVKDGSISPSISKFHSRSNKDPETNAQITSSVTESASGSFNLIRKTPVDGPATVSPILASSLGLNRIKTRSGPLPQESFFGFNNSSSNNPNPNNNNSSVNDKGKGNRKVSSLGASNLSKSKIGDSSDKKSTKTYNVENDDASLDSMFTEKLQARDHTPNPLGQSRLHTGESSSEAGHSNIRGFSGGLRSSEICTPEMKTPYDCENPKESESPRFQAILRVTSAPRKRYPNDIKSFSHELNSKGVRPYPFWKPRGLNNLEEVLVTIRAKFDKAKEEVDTDLHMFAADLLGILEKDAESQPESQETIEDLLVLAQRCAMTTPGEFWLQCEGIVQELDDRRQELPMGILKQLHTRMLFILTRCTRLLQFHKESGLAEDELVLQLRQSLLSLDKSNPSSIRQDDISSASRTSKPPSSRKYYSQEQHGLHGMDWKKNEAPVETDKDLDSPTGRNRMSSWKKLPSPVGKSIEPSDNKPDNALKMLNEKKVASPTPAKDSHAQSTAKHQHKASWGWGDQSNYVDEISIICRICEEEVPTIQLEDHSRICAIADRCDQKGLRVDERLVRISETLEKLMESFSQKDLQQADGSPDAAKVSNSSVTEESELISPKLSDWSRRGSEDMLDCLPDGENSMFMDEMKGLPSMPYKTRFGPKSDQGMTTSSAGSITPRSPLLTPRTSQIEVLLAGRGAYSEHDDLPQMNELADIARCAANTPLDDDRSLSYLLTCLEDLKVVTDRRKFNALTVETFGARVEKLIREKYLQLCELVDYEKLDITSTVIDEDAPLEDDVVRSLRTSPVHSGKDRTSIDDFEIIKPISRGAFGRVFLAKKRTTGDLFAIKVLKKADMIRKNAVESILAERDILISVRNPFVVRFFYSFTCRENLYLVMEYLNGGDLYSLLRNLGCLDEDVARVYIAEVVLALEYLHSLRVVHRDLKPDNLLIAHDGHIKLTDFGLSKVGLINSTDDLSGPAVSGTSLLGEHESQSSISENQDERRKKRSAVGTPDYLAPEILLGTGHGTSADWWSVGVILFELIVGIPPFNAEHPQTIFDNILNRNIPWPMVPDEMSPEAADLIDQLLTEDPNQRLGARGTTEVKQHPFFRDINWDTLARQKAAFVPSFESALDTSYFTSRYTWNTSEEHGYPASESEDSIDDGSMSGSSSCRSFRHDEVVDEYGGGAETGSSSCVNNYSFSNFSFKNLSQLASINYDLLTKGLKDDQLTKPSI; via the exons ATGGTGTTCAAAGGCAGATTCTTCTATTCAAAGAAATCATCAACCGACAATTCAAGCCCTGACGGATCCAAATCCAGTAGTCCTAAATCCACCGGTTCTAATTCCAGTTCGCCGATCAAATCCGATAATAAGAAAAAAACCGATCATCAACCGCCGGTTCGTCAAATTCAAGTCAAAGATGGCTCAATTTCACCTTCAATTTCAAAATTCCACAGCCGGAGTAATAAGGATCCTGAAACAAATGCTCAAATCACGAGTTCGGTTACGGAATCAGCGTCAGGATCGTTTAATTTGATCAGAAAAACTCCGGTCGATGGTCCGGCAACGGTTTCCCCAATTTTAGCGTCGTCGTTAGGGTTAAATCGAATCAAAACGAGATCTGGACCTTTGCCACAAGAAAGCTTTTTTGGATTTAATAACAGTAGTAgtaataatcctaatcctaataacaataatagtagtgTTAATGATAAAGGTAAAGGTAATAGAAAAGTGTCTTCACTTGGTGCTAGTAATCTGTCGAAATCGAAAATAGGTGACAGTAGTGATAAGAAGAGTACTAAGACTTATAATGTGGAAAATGATGATGCCAGTTTGGATAGTATGTTTACTGAAAAGTTACAGGCAAGGGATCATACTCCTAATCCGTTAGGCCAGTCAAGATTACATACTGGAGAATCTTCTTCTGAAGCTG GGCATTCAAATATAAGGGGATTCTCTGGAGGCTTGAGGAGTTCTGAAATTTGTACTCCGGAAATGAAA ACACCATATGATTGTGAAAACCCAAAGGAATCTGAATCACCTCGCTTTCAAGCTATACTGAGGGTTACGAGTGCACCTAGAAAGAGATATCCTAATGATATCAAAAGTTTTTCCCATGAACTGAACTCAAAAGGCGTACGGCCTTACCCATTTTGGAAGCCTCGCGGTTTAAATAACTTAGAG GAAGTTTTGGTGACTATAAGAGCTAAGTTTGACAAAGCAAAAGAAGAAGTTGACACTGATTTGCATATGTTTGCTGCCGATCTGCTTGGCATTCTTGAAAAGGATGCAGAAAGTCAACCCGAATCGCAGGAAACTATAGAGGATCTACTGGTTTTGGCTCAAAGGTGTGCAATGACAACCCCTGGAGAGTTTTGGCTTCAATGTGAAGGCATTGTTCAAGAATTAGACGATCGGCGTCAAGAACTTCCAATGGGCATTTTAAAACAACTTCATACCCGTATGCTTTTCATACTCACCAGATGTACAAGATTGTTGCAGTTCCATAAAGAAAGTGGATTGGCTGAAGATGAACTCGTTCTTCAGCTTCGGCAATCTCTGCTTTCTTTAGATAAAAGTAATCCTTCAAGCATAAGACAGGATGATATCTCGAGTGCTTCTAGAACCTCAAAGCCACCATCGTCAAGAAAATATTACAGTCAGGAACAACACGGCCTGCATGGCATGGATTGGAAGAAAAACGAGGCTCCTGTAGAAACTGACAAGGATTTGGACTCTCCTACTGGCCGAAACCGTATGTCGTCATGGAAAAAACTGCCATCCCCCGTAGGGAAATCAATCGAACCAAGCGATAACAAGCCTGATAATGCTTTAAAGATGCTGAATGAAAAGAAAGTAGCTTCACCAACACCTGCTAAAGATTCACATGCACAATCCACCGCTAAGCATCAGCATAAAGCTTCATGGGGGTGGGGAGATCAATCGAACTACGTAGATGAAATATCTATAATTTGTCGTATATGTGAAGAAGAGGTTCCCACGATACAGTTGGAAGATCATTCTAGAATTTGTGCAATTGCCGATCGTTGTGATCAAAAAGGTCTTCGTGTGGATGAACGGTTGGTTAGGATATCTGAAACTCTTGAGAAGTTAATGGAGTCCTTTTCGCAGAAGGATTTGCAGCAAGCTGATGGTAGCCCCGATGCCGCTAAAGTATCAAATTCAAGTGTTACTGAGGAATCTGAACTCATATCTCCAAAACTCAGTGACTGGTCTCGAAGAGGATCAGAGGACATGCTTGATTGTTTACCCGATGGTGAAAACTCGATGTTTATGGATGAAATGAAAGGTCTTCCATCGATGCCATACAAAACACGTTTTGGTCCCAAATCTGATCAAGGAATGACAACTTCGTCTGCTGGTAGCATCACCCCCAGGTCGCCATTGTTGACCCCAAGGACTAGTCAAATAGAAGTGTTGTTGGCAGGAAGGGGAGCTTACTCAGAACATGATGACCTTCCACAG ATGAATGAACTTGCTGATATTGCTAGATGTGCTGCAAATACACCTTTAGACGATGATCGATCTCTATCTTATTTGCTAACTTGTCTTGAAGACTTGAAAGTTGTCACTGACCGCAGAAAATTTAATGCTCTCACTGTTGAGACGTTTGGAGCACGAGTAGAGAAGCTAATTCG GGAGAAGTATTTGCAGCTATGTGAGCTGGTTGATTATGAAAAACTTGATATCACAAGTACTGTCATTGATGAAGATGCTCCACTCGAAGATGATGTTGTACGTAGCCTTAGAACCAGTCCAGTGCATTCAGGGAAGGATCGGACCTCTATAGATGACTTTGAGATCATAAAACCAATTAGTCGTGGAGCATTTGGTCGGGTCTTTTTGGCAAAAAAGAGAACTACAGGGGATCTCTTTGCTATCAAG GTCCTAAAAAAGGCTGACATGATTCGTAAAAATGCTGTCGAGAGTATATTAGCTGAGCGTGATATTTTGATATCAGTTCGAAATCCTTTTGTG GTTCGCTTCTTCTATTCTTTTACTTGTCGGGAGAACCTATACCTTGTTATGGAATATTTGAATGGTGGTGATCTGTACTCTTTGTTGAGAAATCTAGGCTGCCTAGATGAAGATGTTGCCCGTGTATATATTGCTGAAGTG GTGCTTGCCTTGGAATATCTACATTCTTTACGTGTGGTTCACCGTGACTTAAAACCGGATAATTTGTTAATTGCACATGATGGTCACATTAAG TTGACTGATTTTGGGCTCTCCAAAGTTGGGCTGATTAATAGTACAGATGATTTGTCTGGCCCAGCAGTTAGTGGCACATCATTACTGGGCGAACATGAATCTCAATCATCTATATCTGAAAATCAGGACGAACGGCGTAAAAAGCGATCTGCTGTGGGTACACCTGACTATTTGGCACCCGAGATTCTTTTGGGAACTGGACATG GTACGTCTGCGGATTGGTGGTCAGTTGGTGTGATACTATTTGAGCTGATTGTTGGTATTCCTCCATTCAATGCCGAGCATCCTCAG ACAATATTTGATAATATTCTTAATCGTAATATACCCTGGCCAATGGTACCTGATGAAATGAGCCCAGAAGCAGCAGACCTAATTGATCA ATTATTAACTGAAGATCCAAACCAGAGACTTGGTGCTAGGGGAACAACTGAG GTCAAGCAGCACCCATTTTTCAGGGATATCAACTGGGATACGCTTGCACGACAAAAG GCTGCATTTGTTCCATCTTTCGAGAGTGCATTAGACACGAGTTATTTCACTAGTCGTTACACATGGAACACCTCCGAGGAACATGGATACCCAGCAAGTGAATCAGAGGATTCTATTGACGATGGTAGCATGAGTGGTAGCAGTAGTTGCCGAAGTTTTCGCCATGATGAAGTG GTTGATGAGTATGGAGGTGGTGCTGAAACTGGATCGTCTTCTTGTGTCAACAACTACTCTTTTAGTAATTTCTCCTTCAAG AATCTGTCTCAGCTCGCTTCTATCAATTATGATTTACTGACGAAAGGATTGAAAGATGATCAGCTGACCAAACCCAGTATATAA